A region of Panthera uncia isolate 11264 chromosome D4, Puncia_PCG_1.0, whole genome shotgun sequence DNA encodes the following proteins:
- the LOC125919442 gene encoding LOW QUALITY PROTEIN: uncharacterized protein LOC125919442 (The sequence of the model RefSeq protein was modified relative to this genomic sequence to represent the inferred CDS: inserted 1 base in 1 codon; deleted 1 base in 1 codon; substituted 6 bases at 6 genomic stop codons) — protein sequence MTKVLAAIVQKDQPPPEGTQTTRPPRRHLKINAFIVKKKAIGYENAPRRNNPAPAKDNVSEKSSWVQGATGIKKYPWTTQRTVDLGTGKVTHSFLVIPDSPCPLVGRDLLTKMGAQIHFXPGGPTVTDFHNQPISVLTVQLEDEYRLHQEPTPLDQGIKPWLQCFPDAWAETGRMGLAKHLPALCIEVKPGTDPVRVRQYPMPAEAKNGITPHIRRLLDFGVLRTYHSAWNTPLLPVXKPNSGENRPVQDLREVNKRVVDIHPTVPNPYTLLSALSPEKQWYTVLDLKDAFFSLPLAPKSQELFAFEWTDPDKGINGQLTWTRLPQGFKNSPTLFDEALHEDLSEYRQHPNITLLXYDDLLIAAETPEACTQGTEGLRTLGTAGYHASAKKAQICQSEVTYLGYLLTGGQRWLTDAQKGTVLHIPRPQTPDAYSQTRQVREFLGSAGFYRLWIPGFAELAKPLYQATKDQQPFSWTEEAEQAFQQIKTALLSAPALGLPDVSKPFHLYVDENRGIAKAVLTQHLGPWRRPVTYLSKKLDPVAPGWSPCLRMIAATALMVKDVDKLTMGQELQVTTLHAIEGILKQPPDRWLSNARLTHYQGLLLNPLRVIFTPPMALNPASLLPDPDMGTPLHDCADILAQVYGVREDLQDQPLSDADAIWFTDGSSFVHQGQRYVGAAITPETEVVWAEGLPPGTLAQKAELIALTQALKLGRDLKLTVYTDSXYAFTTAYVHGAIYREWGLLTAEGKDIKNXEILALLVALWEPKKLAIVYFPGHQKTTDPVSRGNNLADQTAKKHSSAPSAIADPTAYSESYIQWMSKLPMTXIKDGWWRDSKSNIILPDKLGWKVLEWIHCSTHLGSRRMLDLLRQTGLKIRNVSDKVDQVVTKCTVCQLNNASNNPQTTGVRQRGSRPGTYWEVDFIEVKPGKYGYKYLLVFVDNFSGWTEAFPTKKETAQIVTKKILEEILPRYGFPVMIGLDNEPAFVSKVSQGLASILGADWKLHCAYRPQSSGQVERMNRTLKETLTKLTMETGASWVVLLPYALFRVRNSPYKLGLTPYEIIHGRPPPIIPNLKDNLVKAENDNSLEFLFSLQALQRVHEDVWSKIKELYETGPQPIPHQFRPGDWVLIKRHRQGTLEPRWKGPFQVILTMLTAIKVDGLATXIHFAHTKPGTSWTVDRTKDNPLKLTLHRQRTEP from the exons atgactaaAGTCCTGGCCGCTATAGTCCAGAAAGACCAGCCACCCCCAGAAGGCACTCAAACAACACGCCCTCCCAGGCGGCACTTAAAGATCAATGCGTTTATTGTAAAGAAAAAGGCCATTGGATACGAGAATGCCCCAAGAAGAAACAACCCCGCCCCAGCCAAGGACAATG TATCTGAAAAATcatcctgggtacaaggggccaCCGGAATAAAGAAGTACCCCTGGACAACTCAGAGGACTGTGGATTTAGGAACTGGGAAGGTAACCCACTCTTTCCTGGTCATTCCCgacagcccctgccccctggtGGGGAGGGATTTGCTTACCAAAATGGGGGCCCAAATTCATTTCTAACCAGGAGGACCCACAGTGACTGACTTCCACAACCAACCCATATCTGTACTCACTGTTCAACTAGAAGATGAATATAGACTCCATCAGGAACCCACTCCTCTGGATCAGGGCATCAAGCCCTGGCTTCAATGCTTCCCAGACGCGTGGGCAGAAACGGGTCGTATGGGGCTAGCAAAACATCTCCCAGCCCTATGTATAGAGGTCAAGCCCGGGACGGACCCCGTCCGCGTACGCCAATACCCTATGCCCGCGGAAGCCAAAAATGGCATCACACCGCATATCCGCCGCCTCCTTGACTTTGGGGTCCTACGCACCTACCACTCAGCATGGAATACCCCCCTGCTGCCTGTGTGAAAACCCAACAGTGGGGAAAACAGACCAGTGCAGGACCTGAGAGAAGTCAATAAGCGGGTGGTGGACATACATCCAACCGTTCCTAACCCCTATACTCTCCTGAGCGCCCTCAGCCCAGAAAAACAATGGTATACTGTTCTGGATCTAAAAGATGCTTTTTTCAGCCTACCACTAGCGCCTAAAAGTCAAGAGCTATTTGCATTCGAGTGGACAGATCCAGACAAGGGCATAAATGGCCAGCTCACTTGGACCAGACTGCCACAAGGATTCAAGAACTCTCCGACCCTGTTCGACGAGGCTCTACACGAAGATTTAAGTGAGTACAGACAACACCCTAATATAACTCTCCTATAGTATGATGATCTCTTAATAGCTGCCGAGACACCCGAAGCCTGCACCCAGGGAACCGAAGGTCTGCGAACTCTGGGAACCGCAGGCTACCATGCCTCAGCAAAGAAGGCTCAGATCTGCCAATCAGAGGTAACTTACCTGGGCTACTTACTGACAGGGGGGCAACGTTGGCTAACGGATGCCCAGAAGGGGACTGTCCTTCATATTCCCAGACCGCAGACACCAGACGCATATTCCCAGACG AGACAGGTGAGGGAATTCCTAGGGTCGGCTGGGTTCTACAGACTATGGATACCAGGGTTTGCTGAATTAGCAAAACCTTTATACCAGGCAACAAAAGATCAACAGCCCTTTAGTTGGACGGAAGAAGCCGAACAGGCCTTCCAACAAATTAAAACTGCTCTGCTATCAGCACCTGCCTTGGGACTTCCCGATGTCTCCAAACCCTTCCACCTATATGTAGATGAAAACCGAGGCATAGCTAAGGCGGTGCTAACCCAGCATTTAGGCCCTTGGCGCAGGCCAGTAACCTATCTGTCTAAAAAGCTAGATCCAGTGGCCCCCGGATGGTCACCCTGTCTCCGGATGATTGCAGCCACTGCCCTAATGGTAAAGGACGTTGATAAGCTGACCATGGGCCAAGAGCTACAAGTCACCACCCTGCATGCCATCGAGGGCATCCTCAAGCAGCCTCCTGACCGATGGCTGAGCAATGCCCGACTCACTCATTACCAGGGACTGCTGTTGAACCCCCTCAGGGTCATCTTCACCCCCCCAATGGCCCTGAACCCAGCATCACTGCTGCCAGACCCAGACATGGGAACCCCACTTCATGACTGTGCCGACATACTGGCTCAAGTTTATGGGGTCCGGGAGGACTTGCAGGATCAGCCATTATCGGACGCAGACGCCATCTGGTTTACCGACGGAAGCAGCTTCGTTCACCAAGGACAAAGGTATGTGGGGGCAGCCATCACTCCAGAGACCGAGGTGGTGTGGGCAGAAGGTCTACCCCCCGGAACCTTGGCCCAGAAGGCTGAGTTAATAGCCTTAACCCAGGCCCTAAAGTTAGGAAGAGACCTCAAGCTAACCGTGTACACTGATAGCTGATATGCCTTCACCACCGCTTATGTACATGGGGCGATATACAGAGAATGGGGGCTCCTCACAGCTGAAGGGAAAGACATCAAAA AAGAGATTCTAGCCCTGCTAGTAGCCTTATGGGAACCCAAAAAGCTAGCAATTGTGTATTTCCCAGGACACCAGAAGACAACCGACCCAGTTTCCCGGGGCAACAATTTGGCCGATCAGACTGCAAAAAAACATAGCTCAGCCCCCAGTGCAATTGCTGACCCTACAGCT TATTCAGAAAGCTACATTCAATGGATGAGTAAACTTCCTATGACCTGAATCAAAGATGGCTGGTGGAGAGACTCAAAAAGCAACATTATACTCCCAGATAAACTAGGATGGAAAGTTCTAGAGTGGATCCATTGCAGCACCCACTTAGGTTCCCGGCGAATGTTGGACTTACTGAGACAGACTggactaaaaatcagaaatgtctctGATAAGGTCGATCAAGTAGTCACTAAATGTACAGTGTGCCAACTCAACAATGCGAGTAACAATCCTCAGACAACAGGGGTAAGACAAAGAGGGAGCAGACCGGGGACCTATTGGGAAGTAGATTTCATTGAggtaaaaccaggaaaatatggATATAAGTATTTGCTAGTTTTTGTAGATAACTTTTCAGGATGGACTGAAGCCTTTCCAACCAAGAAGGAAACGGCACAGATTGTAACCAAAAAGATCCTGGAAGAAATCctgcccaggtatggttttccagtAATGATAGGGTTAGACAATGAACCTGCATTCGTCTCTAAGGTAAGTCAGGGACTGGCTTCCATACTTGGGGCTgattggaaattacattgtgcataccgaccccaaagctcaggacaggtagagagaatgaacagaacaTTAAAGGAGACCCTAACCAAATTGACCATGGAGACTGGTGCTAGTTGGGTGGTCCTTCTCCCCTATGCTCTGTTCAGGGTGCGTAATTCCCCATACAAACTGGGACTCACAccctatgaaataatacatggtaGACCACCCCCCATCATCCCTAACCTAAAAGATAACCTTGTCAAAGCTGAGAACGATAATAGTCTTGAATTCTTGTTCTCCCTACAAGCCTTGCAGAGGGTCCATGAAGATGTATGGTCCAAAATAAAAGAACTCTATGAGACTGGACCCCAACCTATTCCACATCAATTCCGGCCAGGGGATTGGGTCCTCATCAAACGTCATCGGCAGGGAACTCTGGAGCCCAGGTGGAAAGGACCCTTCCAGGTCATCCTGACAATGCTTACTGCCATCAAAGTAGATGGACTCGCCACCTAGATCCATTTCGCCCACACCAAACCAGGGACCT CCTGGACTGTTGATCGGACTAAGGACAATCCTTTAAAATTGACCCTACACCGCCAACGGACTGAGCCGTAA